DNA from Acetobacter aceti NBRC 14818:
TCTGCAAGCTGGGGATGACGGAACAGGCCGTTATCGTCGAAAGCCATTTTGGCATCGAGCGCCATCAGGCCACCGTCCTTTGTGACCACCAGCGGGTTCATCTCGATCATTGAGGCATCAAGACTTGTGAAAGCCGAGTAAACACTCCTGATGATCGCCGCAAACTCGTTGATCTGCTGGCCCTGCAGGGCGAGACGGGTGGCAAGAACCCGCGCCTGATAATCCCCAAGACCGAGTTCAGGATCGATCCAGACTTTCTGAATTTTCTCGGGTGTCTTTGCCGCAACATCCTCGATGCTCATGCCGCCTGCCTGTGAGGCGACAATCATGATTTTCCGCGCGCTACGGTCGATAAGCATGGAAAGATAAAGCTCCCGCTCGATCGCGCAGCCCGCCTCGACATAGAGCTTATGCACGACACGGCCAGCGGGTCCCGTCTGACGCGTAATCAGCGTCTGGTTGAGCATCTGGTAGGCAGCATCTTTCGCCTCTTCCGGACTTTTTACGATCCGCACTCCGCGGATTTCAGGATGATCCTTGAAATGTCCGGCTCCGCGACCACCAGCGTGAATCTGCGCCTTCACGGCACAGATGGGCGTTCCGAGCGAACGCACGGCCTGCCTGGCTTCCTCCGGTGAATGGATGAGCACTCCTTTTGGCGTTGGCACACCATAAGAGCGCAACAACTCCTTGGCCTGATATTCGTGGATATTCATAAGCCTTCTCCGCCGTAAGGAGGGTGCTGCAAACGGCCATCCCTCGCATGGTGAGCATCTGTAACGGGCTTCACCTATACGCAGGCTTGATGAGTCAGCACCACGCAGAGCGCTTCAAACTTTGGTGCTCTTCAAAGCCGTTCCGTTTTCATAGCGCTCAGCACAGCAAACTATTTTATAAGAAAAACAAAATATTAAATTGATAATACAGTATTTTATTACTATTTTCTTCTGGTGAAGACAGCAGCGCCCCATTCTTCCG
Protein-coding regions in this window:
- the sucC gene encoding ADP-forming succinate--CoA ligase subunit beta — protein: MNIHEYQAKELLRSYGVPTPKGVLIHSPEEARQAVRSLGTPICAVKAQIHAGGRGAGHFKDHPEIRGVRIVKSPEEAKDAAYQMLNQTLITRQTGPAGRVVHKLYVEAGCAIERELYLSMLIDRSARKIMIVASQAGGMSIEDVAAKTPEKIQKVWIDPELGLGDYQARVLATRLALQGQQINEFAAIIRSVYSAFTSLDASMIEMNPLVVTKDGGLMALDAKMAFDDNGLFRHPQLAELRDPNEEDPREQEAARFGLSYVSLDGTIGCMVNGAGLAMATMDIIHEEGESPANFLDVGGGASREKVGAAFRILLSDQKIEGVLVNIFGGIMRCDLIAGAVIDACRQEGLKVPLVIRLAGTLVEEGLTMLRQSGLNITIATDLGDAAQKIVAEVRARRAA